One stretch of Oceanimonas pelagia DNA includes these proteins:
- the norR gene encoding nitric oxide reductase transcriptional regulator NorR has protein sequence MIYELLLADLATELPSAVRLQSLVRMVREHFGCGAVCLLRLQDGVLSPVATDGLVREALGRRFVVAQHPRLAAILASRSTVAFAPDSPLPDPYDGLLEHHVGEALPVHDCMGISLYVNGEQWGALTLDALTAGTFDQDARDSLQRLALTVAAAVRMTRLERDMRALRLARQDAPALPGDHPEGEILGQSTVLKRLLHELDVVADSDLPVLLTGETGVGKDLFARRLHQRSPRRDRPLVQVNCAALPESLAESELFGHVKGAFSGAGNARPGRFEAADGGTLFLDEVGELPLGIQAKLLRALQNGEIQRLGEDAPRKVNVRVIAATNRQLHDSVRDGHFRADLYHRLSVYPVPIPPLRERENDVLVLAGHFLELNRGRLGLRSLRLSPAAEQALCAYAWPGNVRELEHVISRAAIKALSRGADRADIITLEPELLDLAGDMPLTKPAQAESKPAPVASPPPLASLQQVTQQAQQQAIAHALAATDHNWAAAARLLDVDPSNLHKLAKRLGMK, from the coding sequence ATGATTTACGAACTCCTGCTGGCGGATCTGGCCACCGAGCTGCCCAGCGCCGTGCGGCTGCAGAGTCTGGTGCGCATGGTGCGCGAGCATTTTGGCTGCGGCGCCGTGTGCCTGCTGCGGTTGCAGGACGGTGTACTCAGCCCGGTGGCCACCGACGGCCTGGTGCGTGAGGCGCTGGGGCGTCGCTTTGTGGTGGCCCAGCACCCGCGGCTGGCGGCCATTCTGGCCAGCCGCAGCACAGTGGCCTTTGCGCCCGACTCACCCCTGCCCGATCCTTACGATGGCCTGTTGGAGCACCATGTGGGTGAGGCGCTGCCGGTGCACGACTGCATGGGCATCAGCCTGTATGTGAATGGTGAGCAATGGGGCGCCCTGACCCTGGACGCGCTCACCGCCGGCACCTTTGATCAGGATGCCCGCGACTCGCTGCAGCGGCTGGCGCTCACCGTGGCCGCCGCGGTGCGCATGACCCGGCTGGAGCGGGACATGCGCGCCCTGCGGCTGGCCCGGCAGGACGCGCCGGCCTTGCCGGGCGATCACCCGGAAGGGGAAATTCTGGGACAGAGCACAGTGCTCAAGCGGCTGCTGCACGAGCTGGATGTGGTGGCCGACTCGGATCTGCCGGTGTTGCTCACCGGTGAAACCGGGGTGGGCAAGGACTTGTTCGCCCGCCGTCTGCACCAGCGCTCGCCCCGGCGGGATCGGCCGCTGGTGCAGGTAAACTGCGCCGCCTTGCCGGAATCCCTGGCCGAAAGCGAGCTGTTCGGTCATGTAAAGGGCGCCTTTTCCGGCGCCGGCAACGCCAGGCCCGGCCGCTTTGAGGCCGCCGACGGCGGCACCCTGTTTCTGGATGAGGTGGGGGAGCTGCCCCTCGGCATTCAGGCCAAGCTGCTGCGGGCGCTGCAAAACGGCGAAATTCAGCGGCTGGGGGAAGACGCGCCGCGCAAAGTGAACGTGCGGGTGATTGCCGCCACCAACCGCCAGCTGCACGACAGCGTGCGCGACGGCCACTTTCGCGCCGATCTCTATCACCGGCTGTCGGTGTATCCGGTGCCCATTCCGCCGCTGCGGGAGCGGGAAAACGACGTGCTGGTGCTGGCCGGCCATTTTCTGGAGCTGAACCGGGGCCGGCTGGGGCTGCGCAGCCTGCGGCTGTCGCCCGCCGCCGAACAAGCCCTGTGCGCCTATGCCTGGCCCGGCAATGTGCGTGAGCTGGAGCATGTGATCAGCCGCGCCGCCATCAAGGCCCTGAGTCGGGGCGCCGACCGCGCCGACATCATCACCCTGGAGCCGGAACTGCTGGATCTGGCCGGCGACATGCCATTAACCAAACCTGCCCAGGCGGAAAGCAAGCCCGCACCGGTGGCATCGCCGCCCCCGCTGGCCAGCCTGCAACAGGTGACCCAGCAGGCCCAGCAACAGGCCATAGCACACGCCCTGGCCGCCACCGACCACAACTGGGCCGCCGCCGCCCGCCTGCTGGACGTGGACCCCAGCAACCTGCATAAACTGGCGAAGAGGCTGGGGATGAAGTGA
- a CDS encoding EAL domain-containing protein: MDIPTRIKRQTCMDCLSGHSLGFDIKMAFQPIIDWQQQDIFAYEALVRGPQGQGAGWVFERVNDDNKYYFDQMCRVRAIETAARLGCDRLLSINFLPNAIYNPDTCIRATIEASEQYGFDLKKIIFEVSEGERIVSQQKLKRIFESYARYGFYTAIDDYGAGFTSPEWLHSLKPAIVKLDMDMVRDIHQDPVRQQRLAEAQRVCAELGALVLAEGIETVDERDYLVGAGVRYLQGYLFARPMLEALSGPGQIRGWH, from the coding sequence ATGGACATACCGACACGGATCAAGCGGCAAACCTGCATGGACTGCCTGAGCGGCCATTCCCTGGGGTTTGATATTAAAATGGCGTTTCAGCCCATTATCGACTGGCAGCAGCAGGATATTTTTGCCTACGAGGCACTGGTGCGGGGCCCACAGGGGCAGGGGGCCGGCTGGGTGTTTGAGCGCGTCAACGACGACAACAAGTACTATTTTGATCAGATGTGCCGGGTCAGGGCCATTGAAACCGCCGCCCGTCTGGGCTGCGACCGGCTGCTCAGCATCAATTTTCTGCCCAATGCCATTTACAATCCCGATACCTGCATTCGTGCCACCATCGAAGCCTCTGAGCAGTATGGCTTTGATCTGAAAAAGATTATTTTCGAAGTCAGCGAAGGCGAGCGCATTGTCAGCCAGCAAAAGCTCAAACGAATTTTCGAGTCTTACGCCCGTTACGGTTTTTATACCGCCATCGACGATTACGGCGCCGGCTTTACCAGCCCGGAATGGCTGCACAGCCTCAAGCCCGCCATCGTCAAGCTCGACATGGACATGGTGCGCGATATTCACCAGGATCCGGTCAGACAGCAGCGGCTGGCCGAGGCGCAGCGGGTGTGTGCCGAGCTGGGCGCGCTGGTGCTGGCCGAAGGCATAGAAACCGTGGACGAGCGGGACTACCTGGTCGGGGCCGGGGTGCGCTATCTGCAGGGCTACCTGTTTGCCCGCCCCATGCTGGAAGCGCTGTCCGGTCCCGGCCAGATCAGAGGATGGCACTGA
- a CDS encoding sodium:solute symporter family transporter, with protein sequence MLDTTTAILWLCLFAAVFAIPGLLYARRQNDQPEDFIVARNSQSGTATTLTLLATTMGTWILFGPAQAATWGGIGAITGYALGVLAPRLVMIPLGKRIRELMPAGHTLTEFVMGRYGRGMFGFVLVIMLFYMFISLTAGLTAIAQMVALLAPVPLWATAGIVMVATLLYTLYGGLKVTIFTDRVQMLVILPFLLTLIVLGWQATGGLAPALAGLQENAPHLLDPLDTTGLKSGLTFFLAVVLTGLFYQGTWQRVFAARDNKVIRNGFILSGVLSFPVIFIMGLFGLAFVGLGSNGDGSVALFSVLMPNMPLWFAIGLLPFGLALIMSSADSTISGLTSMLVVDLRRLLPQTSVHTLLGLSRWLIVLTSVPVLYVASQGFSVLYLFLLADLLCCAAAFPVFFGFYNARYQGWNAMLSTLGGLVAGLMLFPAPGQAATHLLESFLLATFVPVAISALLLLVPSRQPFDFAALAGKVRSLES encoded by the coding sequence ATGCTGGACACCACCACCGCCATTTTATGGCTCTGTTTATTTGCGGCGGTCTTCGCCATACCCGGGCTGCTTTACGCCCGCCGGCAAAACGATCAGCCGGAAGACTTTATTGTGGCCCGCAACAGCCAGAGCGGCACCGCCACCACCCTGACCCTGCTGGCCACCACCATGGGCACCTGGATTTTGTTCGGCCCGGCCCAGGCCGCCACCTGGGGCGGCATTGGTGCCATTACCGGTTATGCCCTGGGGGTGCTGGCGCCCCGGCTGGTGATGATTCCGCTCGGCAAACGCATTCGCGAGCTGATGCCCGCCGGCCACACCCTCACCGAATTTGTCATGGGCCGCTATGGCCGCGGCATGTTCGGCTTTGTGCTGGTGATCATGCTGTTTTACATGTTTATTTCGCTCACCGCCGGCCTCACCGCCATCGCCCAGATGGTGGCGCTGCTGGCGCCGGTGCCGCTGTGGGCCACCGCCGGCATCGTAATGGTGGCCACTCTGCTCTACACCCTGTATGGCGGACTGAAAGTCACCATTTTCACCGACCGGGTGCAGATGCTGGTGATACTGCCGTTTCTGCTCACCCTGATCGTGCTCGGCTGGCAGGCCACCGGCGGTCTGGCCCCGGCCCTGGCCGGCCTGCAGGAAAACGCCCCGCACCTGCTTGACCCGCTCGACACCACCGGGCTGAAGTCGGGCCTGACCTTCTTCCTCGCCGTGGTGCTGACCGGCCTGTTCTACCAGGGTACCTGGCAGCGGGTGTTTGCCGCCCGGGACAACAAGGTGATCCGCAACGGCTTTATTCTGAGCGGTGTGCTCAGCTTTCCCGTCATCTTCATCATGGGGCTGTTTGGCCTGGCCTTTGTGGGCCTGGGTTCGAACGGTGACGGCTCGGTGGCGCTGTTCAGCGTGCTCATGCCCAACATGCCGCTGTGGTTTGCCATTGGCCTGCTGCCCTTTGGCCTGGCACTGATCATGAGCAGCGCCGACTCCACCATCAGCGGCCTGACCAGTATGCTGGTGGTGGACCTGCGCCGGCTGCTGCCGCAAACCAGCGTGCATACCCTGCTGGGGCTGTCGCGCTGGCTGATTGTGCTGACGTCTGTTCCGGTGCTGTATGTGGCCTCTCAGGGCTTCAGCGTGCTCTATCTGTTTTTGCTGGCCGATCTGCTGTGCTGCGCCGCCGCCTTTCCGGTGTTTTTCGGCTTCTACAACGCCCGCTACCAGGGCTGGAATGCCATGCTCAGCACCCTCGGCGGCCTGGTGGCCGGCCTGATGCTGTTCCCGGCACCGGGGCAGGCCGCCACTCATTTGCTGGAGTCGTTCCTGCTGGCCACCTTTGTGCCGGTGGCGATCTCCGCCCTGCTGCTGCTGGTGCCCAGCCGCCAGCCCTTTGACTTTGCTGCTCTCGCCGGCAAGGTGCGCAGCCTGGAAAGCTGA
- a CDS encoding GGDEF domain-containing protein — protein MLTEQATTSLAEAHLWHALPQGNTITRFSQLRAALNHAETVATTLGGEGTFGLRLNITARADQSGTWFVRLPANYLDRGLAYWQPRDGRLRPLPGFGQGASRSARLLHQQALPLTLAPGEAGVLWLLIEAKKFPTPVQPHFVPEAEFYRQQFATNSTTLLGIAVMLTLGLIALFAYIRTKAPVTLACAGYVGLHGIGWFAASGAWGFLLGVGDSNPAYWGMMLFPFAIACASQFTRLLFDCRSLHPRLNRFFNVLSVLCLGLGLLMPWLPFVLGYQISHAIALLWVPTAIATGAGMLGKKDFRAKYYLAGNLLYGAALLVYMLLHIGRLDLAGSAEVMVVLALALDCFCILLSLAEWLQMQQQEYRRSYQLSRLDILTGIGNRHAFHEHIDQLGNRPYCLVFIDVDGFKAINDTHGHDEGDRFLVFVARQMQMQLDKLGSVYRTGGDEFLWLVPITQPDRFMALQQQLQQRLHASETALRQAGWHSTGLSHGMATSLESNGLSQCLALADERMYQHKHGKVKAATGRFA, from the coding sequence GTGTTAACGGAGCAAGCAACCACCTCGCTGGCGGAAGCGCACCTGTGGCACGCCCTGCCTCAGGGCAACACCATCACACGTTTCAGCCAGCTGCGCGCCGCCCTCAATCACGCAGAGACAGTGGCCACCACCCTCGGAGGGGAAGGCACCTTTGGCCTGCGCCTGAACATAACGGCCCGGGCCGACCAGTCCGGCACCTGGTTTGTGCGCCTGCCCGCCAACTACCTCGACCGTGGCCTGGCCTACTGGCAACCCCGTGATGGCCGGCTGCGACCGCTGCCCGGGTTTGGCCAGGGTGCCAGCCGAAGTGCACGCCTGCTGCACCAGCAGGCACTGCCGCTCACACTTGCCCCCGGTGAAGCCGGCGTGCTGTGGTTGCTGATAGAGGCCAAAAAGTTTCCGACTCCGGTCCAACCCCATTTTGTGCCTGAGGCCGAGTTTTACCGACAGCAATTTGCAACCAACAGCACGACCCTGCTGGGCATTGCCGTCATGCTCACTTTGGGGCTGATAGCCCTGTTTGCCTATATCCGCACAAAGGCGCCGGTTACCCTGGCCTGTGCCGGCTATGTGGGTCTGCACGGCATTGGCTGGTTTGCCGCCTCCGGCGCCTGGGGGTTTCTTCTGGGAGTGGGCGACAGCAACCCGGCCTACTGGGGCATGATGCTGTTTCCCTTCGCCATTGCCTGCGCCAGCCAGTTTACCCGGTTGCTGTTTGACTGCCGCTCCCTGCACCCCCGGCTGAACCGGTTTTTCAACGTTCTGTCCGTGCTGTGCCTGGGGCTGGGCCTGCTGATGCCCTGGCTGCCCTTTGTGCTCGGCTATCAAATCTCCCACGCCATTGCCCTGCTGTGGGTGCCCACCGCCATTGCCACCGGAGCGGGCATGCTGGGCAAAAAGGACTTTCGTGCCAAATATTACCTGGCCGGCAACCTGCTGTATGGCGCGGCACTGCTGGTCTACATGCTGCTGCACATTGGCCGGCTCGATCTTGCCGGCTCCGCCGAGGTCATGGTGGTGCTGGCCCTGGCACTGGACTGTTTTTGCATTCTGCTGTCGCTGGCCGAATGGCTGCAGATGCAACAACAGGAGTACCGGCGCAGCTATCAGCTGTCTCGGCTGGATATCCTTACCGGCATAGGCAACCGCCATGCCTTTCACGAGCACATTGACCAGCTTGGCAACCGGCCCTACTGCCTGGTGTTTATCGACGTTGACGGCTTCAAGGCCATTAACGACACCCATGGCCATGACGAGGGCGATCGCTTTCTGGTGTTTGTCGCCCGGCAAATGCAGATGCAACTGGACAAGCTGGGCAGTGTGTATCGCACCGGCGGCGACGAATTTCTGTGGCTGGTGCCGATCACGCAACCCGACCGGTTTATGGCATTGCAACAGCAACTGCAGCAACGTTTGCACGCATCCGAAACCGCCCTGCGCCAGGCCGGCTGGCACAGCACCGGCCTGAGCCACGGCATGGCCACCAGCCTGGAAAGCAATGGCCTGTCCCAGTGTCTGGCGTTGGCAGATGAGCGCATGTATCAACACAAACACGGCAAAGTCAAGGCGGCCACTGGCCGCTTTGCCTGA
- a CDS encoding diguanylate cyclase domain-containing protein: MDGMYSRELLRLQAENERLKRIAADAREKLEAAMDGTGLCVWQLHVPSGKLIIFNRRWGSMLGFQPKELEASFEVWKAHLHPEDREEVLRHFFDHLHGRSPFYEVQHRMVAKNGAITWVQDRGRVVEWDTRGRPLRVMGTHIDITQEKEYEQALSRLAHKDPLTGLLNRSGLIERFRTLRREGELTLCFIDLDDFKRVNDTLGHRAGDRLLVQLTERLRRLCPPEVVLGRLGGDEFVLLLPWPVHRPHTRQLAQACIDCLDEPFELDNGEGQVGMSMGVEGVREPDDFADVMARADAAMYQVKRAGKRGMAFNTGPVAGHLAGSERQRHAG, translated from the coding sequence ATGGATGGAATGTACTCACGGGAACTGCTCAGGCTGCAGGCGGAAAATGAACGGTTAAAGCGCATTGCCGCCGACGCCCGGGAAAAGCTGGAAGCGGCCATGGACGGCACCGGCCTGTGCGTGTGGCAACTGCATGTGCCCAGCGGCAAGCTGATTATTTTCAACCGGCGCTGGGGCTCCATGCTGGGGTTTCAGCCCAAGGAGCTGGAAGCCAGCTTTGAGGTATGGAAAGCCCACCTGCACCCGGAAGACCGGGAAGAGGTGCTCAGGCACTTTTTTGATCACCTGCACGGGCGCAGCCCCTTTTACGAGGTGCAGCACCGCATGGTAGCCAAGAACGGTGCCATTACCTGGGTGCAGGACAGAGGCAGGGTGGTGGAGTGGGATACACGGGGCCGGCCGCTGCGCGTGATGGGCACCCATATCGACATCACCCAGGAAAAGGAATACGAGCAGGCCCTGTCGCGCCTGGCCCACAAGGATCCGCTTACCGGCCTGCTTAACCGCAGTGGCCTGATTGAACGTTTCAGAACGCTCAGGCGTGAGGGCGAGCTGACCCTGTGCTTTATCGATCTCGACGATTTCAAACGCGTTAACGACACCCTTGGCCACCGCGCCGGCGACAGGCTGCTGGTGCAGCTCACCGAGCGGCTGCGCCGGCTGTGCCCGCCGGAAGTGGTGCTGGGCCGGCTGGGGGGCGACGAGTTTGTGCTGCTGCTGCCCTGGCCAGTGCACCGGCCGCACACCCGGCAACTGGCCCAGGCCTGCATCGACTGCCTGGACGAGCCCTTCGAGCTGGACAACGGCGAGGGACAGGTGGGCATGAGCATGGGGGTGGAAGGGGTGCGCGAGCCCGACGACTTCGCCGATGTCATGGCCCGGGCCGACGCCGCCATGTATCAGGTGAAACGCGCCGGCAAGCGCGGCATGGCCTTTAACACCGGGCCGGTTGCCGGGCATCTGGCAGGGAGCGAGCGTCAGCGTCACGCCGGCTGA
- a CDS encoding pirin family protein → MSPFERLPARHSRVGGIPVTRLLPVRQRRLIGAWCFLDHAGPSHFAAGEPGLRVGPHPHIGLQTFTWMIRGRVLHRDSLGHEQIIQPGQVNLMTAGRGIAHSEESVAGERELHAAQLWIALPYADRHTPPRFDHYPRLPMWSQRGVCFTLLAGEYAGHRAPTLLFSPLVGLDLHARQPTTLTLALRPEFEYGLLVLEGGMELDGEWTGPNELVYVRTAQDRLELSLEESARVLLLGGEPLEERIYIWWNLVGHSEAEIAEALADWQAGSPRFGKVKGYDGEAMAAPPLPAGQK, encoded by the coding sequence ATGAGCCCGTTCGAACGACTGCCCGCCCGTCACTCCAGGGTGGGCGGCATTCCGGTGACCCGCCTGCTGCCGGTACGCCAGCGCCGGCTGATCGGTGCCTGGTGTTTTCTCGATCATGCCGGCCCCTCACACTTTGCCGCCGGCGAGCCGGGCCTGCGGGTGGGGCCCCATCCCCACATCGGTCTGCAAACCTTTACCTGGATGATCAGGGGACGGGTGCTGCACAGAGACAGCCTGGGCCACGAGCAGATCATTCAGCCCGGCCAGGTCAACCTGATGACCGCCGGCCGGGGCATTGCCCACAGCGAGGAGTCGGTGGCCGGCGAGCGTGAACTGCACGCGGCCCAGTTGTGGATTGCCCTGCCCTACGCCGACCGGCACACGCCGCCCCGCTTTGATCATTACCCCCGGCTGCCCATGTGGTCGCAACGGGGCGTATGTTTTACCCTGCTGGCGGGCGAATACGCCGGCCACAGGGCGCCGACGCTGTTGTTTTCCCCTCTGGTGGGGCTGGATTTGCACGCCCGTCAGCCCACCACCCTGACCCTGGCGCTACGGCCGGAGTTTGAATACGGCCTGCTGGTGCTGGAAGGCGGTATGGAGCTGGACGGTGAGTGGACCGGCCCCAATGAGCTGGTCTATGTGCGGACGGCGCAAGACCGCCTTGAGCTAAGCCTGGAAGAAAGCGCCCGGGTGCTGTTGCTCGGGGGCGAGCCGCTCGAAGAGCGCATTTATATCTGGTGGAATCTGGTGGGCCACAGCGAGGCCGAGATTGCCGAGGCCCTGGCCGACTGGCAGGCGGGCAGCCCCCGGTTTGGCAAGGTTAAGGGCTATGACGGCGAGGCCATGGCGGCACCGCCGCTGCCGGCCGGACAAAAATAG
- the ytfE gene encoding iron-sulfur cluster repair protein YtfE, with the protein MSLLNHSLAALARDLPGATRVFHHYRLDYCCGGHALLSEALAERGLDSAEVLARLEALPARNESDINWAEAGTNELIDHILARYHQVHRQQLPELVQLARRVEAVHEDNPLCPKGLAEHLEAMRQELESHMQKEEQILFPMLRRGLFAPAQGPISVMRMEHDDHGEALARLARLTHDFSLPAGACASWQALYTGINELQTDLMQHIHLENNILFNSAQRQEVQHG; encoded by the coding sequence ATGAGCCTGCTCAATCACTCCCTGGCCGCACTGGCCCGGGACCTTCCGGGGGCCACCCGGGTATTTCATCATTACCGGCTGGATTATTGCTGCGGCGGCCATGCCCTGCTGAGCGAGGCGCTGGCGGAGCGCGGCCTCGACAGCGCCGAGGTGCTCGCCCGGCTGGAAGCCCTGCCGGCCCGTAACGAAAGCGACATCAACTGGGCCGAGGCCGGCACCAATGAGCTGATTGATCATATTCTGGCCCGTTATCATCAGGTGCACCGCCAGCAGCTACCCGAGCTGGTGCAACTGGCCCGGCGGGTGGAAGCGGTGCACGAAGACAACCCCCTCTGCCCCAAAGGACTGGCGGAGCACCTGGAGGCCATGCGCCAGGAGCTGGAAAGCCATATGCAGAAGGAGGAGCAGATTTTGTTCCCCATGCTGCGCCGTGGCCTGTTTGCCCCTGCCCAGGGGCCGATCAGCGTGATGCGCATGGAGCACGACGACCACGGCGAGGCGCTGGCCCGGCTGGCCCGGCTTACCCACGACTTTTCCCTGCCTGCCGGTGCCTGCGCCAGCTGGCAGGCACTGTATACCGGCATTAACGAGCTGCAAACCGATCTGATGCAGCACATTCATCTGGAAAACAACATTCTGTTCAACTCTGCTCAGCGCCAGGAGGTGCAGCATGGCTAA
- a CDS encoding nitric-oxide reductase large subunit: MANYRRLWILLIVILGITFSVLGYFGREVYRVAPPIPAQVVTENGTLLTTHDGILDGQTAWQSVGGMQLGSIWGHGAYQAPDWTADWLHRELMAWLELAAQEEFGTGYGNLDGEQQAVLQHRLKQEYRRNGYDAETDVLVLSERRAQAMADTAAYYDKLFGDDPTLRGTRQSFAMKENTLPSAERRADMTNFFFWTAWAASTERPDSTATYTNNWPHEPLIGNKPTAENIVWSIVSVVLLIAGVGGLVWAWSFLRKEEEAEPKAPAKDPLTSFKLTPSQKALGKYVFLVVALFTFQVLLGGATAHYTVEGQHFYGIELSKWFPYSLLRTWHIQSALFWIATGFLAAGLFLAPIINGGKDPKYQALGVNVLFWALVAVVVGSFAGNYLAIAQIMPANLNFWLGHQGYEYVDLGRLWQIGKFTGIVLWLVLMLRGVVPALRQPGDRNLLALLTASCAAIGLFYGAGFFYGERTHISVMEYWRWWIVHLWVEGFFEVFATTALAFIFCSMGLVSRRAATTASLASASLFMLGGIPGTFHHLYFSGTTTPVMAVGATFSALEVVPLIVLGYEAWENWRLKNSAPWMENVKWPLMFFVAVAFWNMLGAGVLGFMINPPVALYYIQGLNTTATHAHAALFGVYGFLALGFALLVLRYIRPNMVFNESLMKTAFWWMNGGLVLMLFTSVLPVGIIQFVASASEGLWYARSESFMQQGLLQTLRWVRTFGDVVFIVGALAVTWQVIIGLRQPTGHALPHAIAPQECDVPELMSK, encoded by the coding sequence ATGGCTAATTATCGTCGCCTGTGGATCCTGCTAATCGTGATCCTCGGCATTACCTTTTCCGTTCTTGGCTATTTTGGCCGCGAAGTGTACCGGGTGGCTCCCCCCATTCCCGCTCAGGTGGTCACCGAAAACGGCACCCTGCTCACCACCCACGACGGCATTCTCGACGGTCAGACCGCCTGGCAGTCGGTAGGTGGCATGCAACTGGGCTCAATCTGGGGGCACGGTGCCTATCAGGCACCGGACTGGACCGCCGACTGGCTGCACCGGGAGCTGATGGCCTGGCTGGAGCTGGCCGCGCAGGAGGAATTCGGCACCGGCTATGGCAACCTCGACGGCGAGCAGCAGGCGGTGCTGCAACACCGGCTGAAGCAGGAATACCGCCGCAACGGCTATGACGCCGAAACCGATGTACTGGTGTTGTCGGAACGTCGTGCTCAGGCCATGGCCGATACCGCCGCCTATTACGACAAGCTGTTCGGCGACGACCCGACACTCAGAGGCACCCGCCAGAGCTTTGCCATGAAGGAGAATACCCTGCCCAGCGCCGAGCGCCGGGCGGATATGACCAACTTCTTCTTCTGGACCGCCTGGGCCGCCTCTACCGAGCGCCCGGACAGCACCGCCACCTACACCAACAACTGGCCCCATGAGCCGCTGATCGGCAACAAGCCCACCGCCGAGAACATTGTCTGGTCCATCGTCAGCGTGGTACTGCTGATCGCCGGCGTGGGCGGCCTGGTGTGGGCCTGGTCGTTCCTGCGCAAGGAAGAGGAAGCCGAGCCCAAAGCCCCGGCGAAAGATCCGCTCACCAGCTTTAAACTGACTCCGTCGCAAAAGGCCCTGGGCAAGTATGTATTCCTGGTGGTGGCGCTGTTTACCTTTCAGGTGCTGCTGGGGGGCGCCACTGCTCACTACACGGTGGAAGGCCAGCATTTCTACGGCATTGAGCTGTCGAAGTGGTTCCCCTATTCGCTGCTGCGCACCTGGCACATTCAGAGCGCCCTGTTCTGGATTGCCACCGGCTTTCTCGCCGCCGGCCTGTTCCTCGCGCCCATCATCAACGGCGGCAAGGATCCCAAATATCAGGCGCTGGGGGTCAACGTGCTGTTCTGGGCGCTGGTGGCCGTGGTGGTGGGCAGCTTTGCCGGCAACTATCTGGCCATTGCGCAAATCATGCCCGCCAACCTTAACTTCTGGCTGGGTCATCAGGGCTATGAATATGTGGATCTGGGCCGGCTGTGGCAGATTGGCAAGTTCACCGGCATCGTGCTGTGGCTGGTGCTGATGCTGCGCGGCGTGGTACCGGCGCTGCGCCAGCCCGGCGACCGCAACCTGCTGGCCCTGCTCACCGCTTCCTGCGCCGCCATCGGCCTGTTTTACGGTGCCGGCTTCTTCTACGGCGAACGCACCCATATCTCGGTCATGGAATACTGGCGCTGGTGGATTGTGCACCTGTGGGTGGAAGGCTTCTTTGAGGTGTTCGCCACCACCGCCCTGGCCTTTATCTTCTGCAGCATGGGGCTGGTGTCCCGCCGCGCCGCCACCACCGCCAGCCTGGCCTCGGCCTCACTGTTTATGCTGGGCGGCATTCCCGGTACCTTCCACCACCTGTATTTCTCCGGCACCACCACCCCGGTGATGGCGGTGGGCGCCACCTTCAGCGCCCTGGAAGTAGTGCCCCTGATAGTGCTGGGTTACGAAGCCTGGGAAAACTGGCGCCTGAAGAACAGCGCCCCCTGGATGGAAAATGTGAAATGGCCGCTGATGTTCTTTGTGGCGGTGGCGTTCTGGAACATGCTGGGCGCCGGTGTGCTGGGCTTTATGATCAACCCCCCGGTGGCGCTCTATTACATTCAGGGTCTGAACACCACGGCCACTCACGCTCATGCGGCCCTGTTCGGTGTGTATGGCTTCCTGGCCCTGGGCTTTGCCCTGCTGGTGCTGCGCTACATTCGCCCCAACATGGTGTTTAACGAGTCGCTGATGAAAACCGCTTTCTGGTGGATGAACGGCGGCCTGGTGCTGATGCTGTTTACCAGCGTGCTGCCGGTGGGGATCATTCAGTTTGTGGCCAGCGCCAGCGAAGGCCTCTGGTATGCCCGCAGCGAGAGCTTTATGCAGCAGGGCCTGCTGCAAACCCTGCGCTGGGTGCGCACCTTTGGCGACGTGGTGTTTATCGTCGGTGCCCTGGCGGTAACCTGGCAGGTGATTATTGGCCTGCGCCAGCCCACCGGCCATGCCCTGCCCCACGCCATCGCGCCTCAGGAGTGCGATGTGCCCGAGCTGATGAGCAAATGA